The following are encoded together in the Capillibacterium thermochitinicola genome:
- a CDS encoding HD-GYP domain-containing protein produces the protein MKYLPLKEITEDMFLAHAVIGNDGRVLLNKGTRLTPAYLHRLARMEYTHLYVYESPAEDWDCTGPLSDKIRVEAIRVLRESLIRVVEHKPLNEPLISFVIEGLLKDVLQQEDRVFDIIDVKTPDNYLYNHSLNVAVISVLMGRQLKLNREELKEIALGAFLHDLGKAYIKTAIKKLQALSATDTVQIKQHTIRGFETIRASFSLKVANIAYQHHEREDGSGYPLGLIGVDIPLASKIVGVADSFDAMVSNRTYKVRLWNDQALKELTAESPAKYNPAVVRALREAVALYPVGSVVQLTGGEQRVVVAVSTTKMVLQNPKQLSDLLELPVTEFSRIAKRVL, from the coding sequence ATGAAATATCTGCCGTTAAAAGAGATCACGGAAGATATGTTTCTGGCGCATGCGGTCATTGGGAATGACGGGCGCGTCCTGCTGAATAAGGGGACAAGACTGACCCCTGCCTACCTGCATCGTTTGGCGCGGATGGAATATACCCATTTATATGTTTATGAATCACCCGCTGAGGACTGGGACTGCACCGGTCCCCTCAGCGACAAGATTCGGGTTGAAGCCATCCGGGTTTTACGCGAATCGCTCATTCGCGTTGTGGAACACAAACCCCTTAACGAGCCGCTAATCTCTTTCGTCATCGAAGGTCTTTTAAAGGATGTGTTGCAACAGGAGGACCGGGTTTTTGATATTATCGATGTAAAGACCCCCGACAACTATCTTTATAACCACTCCCTCAATGTAGCGGTGATCTCCGTTTTGATGGGAAGACAGCTCAAGCTTAACCGGGAAGAATTGAAGGAGATCGCCCTGGGGGCCTTCCTCCACGATCTGGGTAAAGCTTACATTAAGACGGCGATTAAGAAGCTTCAAGCCCTTTCGGCCACCGACACGGTCCAGATTAAACAACATACGATCAGAGGGTTTGAGACGATCCGGGCAAGTTTTTCGCTGAAAGTTGCCAACATAGCCTATCAGCACCACGAACGGGAAGACGGTTCCGGGTACCCCCTTGGGCTGATCGGAGTCGATATTCCCCTGGCGTCAAAGATTGTCGGGGTGGCCGATTCATTTGATGCCATGGTTTCCAACCGTACTTATAAAGTTCGCCTCTGGAACGACCAAGCGCTCAAGGAGTTAACGGCGGAGAGTCCGGCCAAATATAATCCGGCAGTTGTGCGGGCTCTGCGCGAAGCGGTGGCCCTCTACCCGGTGGGGAGTGTGGTCCAGCTCACCGGCGGGGAACAAAGGGTGGTGGTGGCGGTTTCGACCACAAAAATGGTGCTGCAAAACCCAAAACAACTTTCGGACCTGCTGGAGTTACCGGTGACGGAGTTTTCCCGCATTGCCAAACGGGTGCTTTAG
- a CDS encoding SMP-30/gluconolactonase/LRE family protein, with amino-acid sequence MKSQVELVVDSKTLMGGNPCWEEETQTFYWVDLMGTKVYTYQPTTGERHWLEVNQHVGAYLPRQGGGAVIALQSGLYLLDPQTKEVAPVFLPDPSENRFISGKCDLTGRLWAGTSDLLGQKPWGTLYCMEKDHTVRPVLVNATLPWGLGWSPDYRLMYYVDTPTREIVAFDFNPESGALNNRRTVVKFPEGVGLPAGMTVDAEGKLWIAHWQGGRVTRWDPESGTLLATVQLPVSLVTACQFGGSAFEELYITTARYPLNPKELARQPHAGGIFCCRPGVNGLPTPKYAS; translated from the coding sequence ATGAAAAGCCAGGTCGAGCTGGTGGTTGACAGCAAAACCTTAATGGGGGGAAATCCTTGTTGGGAAGAGGAGACCCAAACCTTTTACTGGGTGGACCTGATGGGGACAAAAGTCTATACTTACCAGCCGACCACTGGGGAGCGGCACTGGCTGGAAGTAAACCAGCATGTGGGGGCGTATCTTCCCCGGCAGGGCGGCGGGGCGGTCATTGCGCTCCAGAGCGGTCTTTACCTTTTGGATCCCCAGACAAAAGAAGTGGCACCCGTCTTTCTTCCGGATCCTTCCGAGAACCGCTTCATCAGCGGAAAATGTGACCTGACCGGCCGGCTTTGGGCCGGAACTTCCGATCTTTTGGGCCAAAAGCCCTGGGGAACCCTTTACTGTATGGAAAAGGACCATACGGTCCGTCCGGTGCTGGTCAATGCCACCCTGCCGTGGGGGTTGGGCTGGAGTCCGGACTACCGGTTGATGTATTATGTGGACACGCCGACGCGGGAGATTGTCGCTTTTGATTTTAACCCGGAGAGCGGTGCGTTAAACAACAGACGGACGGTGGTGAAATTCCCGGAAGGGGTGGGCTTGCCCGCCGGCATGACCGTCGATGCCGAGGGGAAACTTTGGATCGCCCACTGGCAAGGCGGCCGGGTGACCCGTTGGGATCCGGAGAGCGGTACGTTGCTTGCCACTGTTCAGCTCCCGGTTTCACTGGTCACAGCTTGTCAATTTGGCGGGAGTGCCTTTGAAGAACTGTATATTACCACCGCCCGTTATCCGTTGAACCCCAAAGAATTAGCCCGGCAACCGCACGCCGGCGGGATTTTCTGTTGCCGGCCGGGGGTGAACGGGCTTCCTACTCCGAAATATGCTTCTTAA
- a CDS encoding TldD/PmbA family protein, which produces MSTKELTTYALHALKQAGAEKAETILTRTEKTEMNLENGALKLIRTTVDHHLRLTALKNQRRGSLLLNKIDRTALDPAVQEVLAIAASSAPDPAHDIAEYQPPKIFNKGGTAPDFDLMYQRFKTFTSDVAAEFPRILLLNAHLDFTRQTTFFQNSNGVDFTVNQGGYRFAVTFSAREGHGSSSFNNTGFFTLDLKEELLNCGSLRILFDQANRGQTPRKAPGKFTGEVIITPDCLEEFLHSLLEITISDGPLIAGTSPFRHQLNQQVVSSRLTLDCRPVSPEISSGYFITSDGYEAQNATIFENGVLKSFLLSQYGAKKTGLPRAANDGGAFVVTPGDQPLATILKKVKKGLLLNRFSGGAPSPNGDFSGVAKNSFYIEDGTIQYPLSETMIAGNLITLFQSILAVSQERIDFGSAILPWIHAYGVTISG; this is translated from the coding sequence ATGTCGACAAAGGAATTAACCACCTACGCACTGCACGCTTTAAAACAGGCCGGTGCCGAAAAAGCCGAAACGATCCTGACCCGGACCGAAAAGACGGAGATGAATTTGGAAAACGGGGCATTGAAGCTAATCCGGACAACCGTCGATCATCATCTGCGGTTGACGGCCCTAAAAAACCAGCGGCGGGGAAGTCTGCTTTTGAACAAAATCGACCGGACCGCCTTGGATCCGGCCGTCCAGGAAGTATTGGCGATCGCCGCCTCCTCCGCGCCGGACCCCGCCCATGATATCGCAGAGTACCAACCGCCCAAAATCTTCAACAAGGGCGGGACCGCACCCGATTTCGACTTGATGTACCAAAGGTTCAAAACTTTCACCAGCGACGTGGCTGCGGAATTTCCCCGGATTCTACTGCTCAACGCCCACTTGGATTTTACCAGGCAGACCACGTTCTTCCAAAATTCCAACGGCGTCGATTTTACCGTCAACCAAGGCGGATACCGCTTTGCCGTCACCTTCTCGGCCCGAGAAGGCCACGGCTCCTCCTCCTTTAATAACACGGGCTTTTTTACCTTGGACTTGAAAGAAGAACTGCTGAACTGTGGTTCCCTCCGGATTCTTTTTGACCAGGCCAACCGAGGGCAGACACCGCGGAAGGCCCCGGGCAAGTTTACCGGCGAGGTGATCATCACCCCGGATTGCCTCGAAGAATTTCTCCACTCTTTACTGGAGATCACCATCAGCGACGGACCATTGATCGCCGGAACCAGCCCATTTCGGCATCAGTTAAATCAACAGGTGGTCAGTTCCCGCTTGACCTTGGACTGCCGCCCGGTTTCCCCGGAGATTAGCAGTGGCTATTTTATCACCAGTGACGGGTATGAAGCCCAAAACGCAACCATCTTTGAAAACGGCGTTTTGAAAAGCTTTCTGTTGAGCCAGTATGGCGCGAAAAAAACCGGTCTGCCCCGGGCAGCCAATGATGGCGGTGCCTTTGTCGTCACCCCGGGTGACCAACCCCTCGCGACAATCTTGAAAAAAGTAAAAAAGGGTCTCCTCCTGAACCGTTTTTCCGGAGGGGCCCCCAGCCCAAACGGAGATTTTTCCGGCGTCGCCAAGAACAGTTTCTACATTGAAGACGGCACCATTCAATATCCGCTTAGTGAAACGATGATCGCCGGTAATCTGATCACCCTCTTTCAGTCGATCCTGGCTGTTTCGCAGGAACGTATCGACTTTGGCTCGGCCATTTTACCTTGGATCCATGCGTATGGTGTAACCATCTCCGGATAA
- the asnA gene encoding aspartate--ammonia ligase yields the protein MVELFHSVCIPKDYRSLLGIKDTQIAIKKLKDYFENALAKELGLVRVSAPLFVTPESGLNDNLTGTERPVSFDVKALNGQRCEIVQSLAKWKRMALQKYGFGPGEGLYTDMNAIRRDENLDNLHSIYVDQWDWEKVIRREERTVETLKETVRAIYRVLQSTEAYIRQYFPELPVELPPEIKFITAQELEDRYPDATPKAREDLIAREWGAVFIMKIGGTLKSGQRHDGRAPDYDDWNLNGDIILWYDLLGKALEISSMGIRVDAESLRRQVKEAGCEERLALTYHQDLLAGRLPYTIGGGIGQSRLCMYFLKKAHIGEVQSSVWPDHMIKACREGEIFLL from the coding sequence ATGGTTGAATTATTCCACTCCGTTTGTATCCCAAAAGACTACCGGTCACTCCTGGGGATTAAGGATACCCAAATCGCCATCAAGAAACTGAAAGATTACTTTGAAAATGCGTTGGCGAAAGAATTGGGTTTGGTCCGGGTTTCGGCTCCCTTATTCGTGACACCTGAATCGGGGTTAAACGACAATCTGACCGGTACGGAGCGACCGGTCAGCTTTGATGTGAAAGCTTTAAACGGGCAAAGGTGTGAGATCGTCCAATCTTTAGCCAAATGGAAACGGATGGCCCTGCAAAAATACGGTTTTGGCCCCGGTGAAGGTTTATACACTGATATGAATGCAATCCGCCGGGATGAAAATCTGGATAATTTGCATTCGATCTACGTGGACCAGTGGGACTGGGAGAAGGTGATCCGGCGGGAGGAAAGGACGGTTGAGACCTTAAAAGAGACCGTTCGGGCCATTTACCGGGTGTTGCAATCGACCGAGGCCTATATTCGCCAGTATTTTCCGGAACTTCCCGTGGAATTGCCACCGGAGATTAAATTCATCACTGCGCAGGAGTTGGAAGACCGCTATCCCGACGCAACTCCCAAAGCGCGGGAAGACCTGATCGCCCGGGAATGGGGGGCGGTATTTATCATGAAGATCGGGGGAACCCTGAAGTCAGGGCAGCGCCATGACGGGCGCGCTCCCGATTACGACGACTGGAATCTCAACGGGGATATCATTCTCTGGTATGACCTGCTGGGGAAGGCGCTGGAGATCTCGTCGATGGGGATTCGGGTTGACGCAGAAAGCCTGCGTCGACAGGTCAAGGAAGCGGGCTGCGAAGAACGGTTGGCCTTGACTTACCACCAGGATTTACTGGCGGGCAGGCTCCCTTATACCATTGGGGGCGGGATCGGCCAGTCCCGGTTATGCATGTACTTTCTGAAGAAGGCCCACATCGGGGAGGTCCAATCCTCCGTTTGGCCCGACCACATGATCAAAGCCTGCCGGGAAGGGGAGATCTTCCTCTTGTAA
- the asnS gene encoding asparagine--tRNA ligase has product MGEVLVKQIFRDPQSYLGRPVQVSGWVRTIRVSKSFGFIELNDGSFFHNIQVVFDDKLPNFQEIAKLPIATALRIEGELVESPGAKQPWEIKADKITIEGLSASDYPLQKKRHTLEYLRTIAHLRPRSNTFSAVFRLRSLAAYAIHRFFQERNFVYVHTPIITGSDCEGAGQMFRVTTLDFDDLPRDEEGRVDFRQDFFGRETHLTVSGQLEAETFCMAFRNVYTFGPTFRAENSNTPRHAAEFWMVEPEIAFADLNDNMALAEEMLKYIINYCLEQAPEEMQFFNRFIDPDLLARLDNVVNSDFGVITYTDAIELLKKADQDFKYPVAWGADLQTEHERYLTEKVFKKPVFVIDYPKEIKAFYMRLNDDGRTVAAMDLLVPGVGEIIGGSQREERLSLLEARMRECGLDFANYWWYLELRKYGGTKHAGFGLGFERAIMYLTGMANIRDVLPFPRTVNSAEF; this is encoded by the coding sequence ATGGGAGAAGTATTGGTAAAACAGATTTTCCGGGATCCCCAATCCTATTTGGGCCGCCCAGTCCAGGTTAGTGGTTGGGTCCGGACGATCCGGGTCTCGAAGAGTTTTGGGTTTATCGAACTTAATGACGGCTCTTTCTTCCACAACATACAGGTCGTATTTGACGACAAACTACCTAATTTCCAGGAGATTGCGAAACTACCCATCGCCACCGCCCTGCGGATCGAGGGTGAACTGGTGGAAAGTCCGGGGGCGAAACAACCGTGGGAGATTAAAGCCGACAAAATCACCATCGAAGGCCTGTCCGCGTCGGATTATCCCCTGCAAAAGAAACGCCATACCCTGGAGTACTTACGGACCATTGCCCATTTGCGGCCGCGTTCAAATACTTTTTCCGCGGTCTTTCGCCTGCGTTCTTTGGCCGCCTATGCGATCCACCGGTTTTTCCAAGAGCGGAATTTTGTCTATGTCCACACGCCGATTATTACTGGGAGTGACTGCGAAGGGGCCGGGCAGATGTTCCGCGTGACGACCCTTGATTTTGATGACCTTCCCCGGGATGAAGAAGGCCGGGTTGATTTTCGCCAGGACTTTTTTGGCCGGGAGACCCATTTAACCGTGAGCGGGCAGTTGGAAGCGGAGACTTTCTGTATGGCCTTCCGCAATGTTTACACCTTTGGACCAACCTTCCGGGCGGAAAACTCCAATACCCCGCGGCATGCCGCCGAATTTTGGATGGTGGAGCCGGAGATTGCCTTTGCCGACCTGAACGACAATATGGCTTTGGCGGAAGAGATGTTGAAATACATCATCAACTATTGTCTGGAGCAGGCCCCGGAGGAGATGCAGTTTTTCAACCGGTTTATCGATCCGGACTTGCTGGCGCGGCTGGATAATGTGGTCAACTCCGACTTTGGGGTGATTACCTATACGGACGCCATCGAGCTCCTTAAAAAAGCGGACCAGGATTTTAAATACCCGGTGGCGTGGGGAGCCGACCTCCAGACCGAACATGAACGTTACTTGACTGAGAAGGTCTTTAAAAAACCGGTGTTTGTGATCGACTATCCCAAAGAGATCAAAGCTTTTTACATGCGGCTTAATGATGACGGGCGGACCGTGGCCGCCATGGATCTCTTGGTGCCGGGGGTTGGTGAGATCATTGGCGGCAGCCAAAGGGAGGAGCGCCTGTCGTTGCTGGAAGCCCGGATGAGAGAGTGCGGGTTGGATTTTGCCAACTACTGGTGGTACCTTGAACTGCGTAAATACGGCGGGACCAAACACGCCGGCTTCGGCCTTGGTTTCGAGCGCGCGATTATGTACCTGACGGGGATGGCCAACATCCGGGATGTGCTCCCCTTCCCGCGGACGGTCAATTCGGCCGAATTTTAA
- a CDS encoding HD-GYP domain-containing protein, whose protein sequence is MRYLPLEEIEEGMILARSVFAEDGRTLLARGVKLTKNYLEELKALHFTHLFVGEGPEDFEVNGISEQTYSQALRSVREVFLNAAKKQNLDYKEVLDVVDFMVDEVLNEDVLFNIFEMRSHDNYTYLHSVKVGIIASIMGKNLGLARKQIKELAVGALLHDIGKMCIENSILEKSGHLTYQEYEKMRLHPKYGFEILRGAPGLSLLSAHVAYQHHEREDGSGYPRGLNSEQIHLYAKIVMTADSYDAMTSGRSYRRTLWSHEALAQLAAEAPEKYDPKMIKLLAQSVALYPVGSVVLLNNLEVGLVTDVTRESVKVEFLTGTDKGKKIALKANDLLKIERRLS, encoded by the coding sequence TTGCGCTACTTACCGCTGGAAGAGATTGAAGAAGGAATGATTCTAGCCCGGAGCGTCTTTGCCGAAGACGGGAGAACGCTACTGGCCAGAGGTGTAAAATTGACCAAGAACTACCTGGAAGAACTGAAAGCCTTGCACTTTACCCACCTTTTTGTGGGGGAGGGGCCGGAAGATTTTGAAGTGAATGGGATCAGCGAGCAAACCTACAGCCAGGCGCTGAGATCCGTACGGGAAGTTTTTCTGAACGCGGCGAAAAAACAGAACCTTGATTATAAAGAAGTCCTGGATGTGGTTGATTTCATGGTGGATGAAGTGTTGAATGAAGATGTTCTGTTCAATATCTTTGAGATGAGAAGCCATGATAACTATACTTACCTGCATTCGGTGAAGGTTGGGATCATCGCCAGCATTATGGGGAAAAACCTGGGTTTGGCCAGGAAACAAATCAAGGAGCTGGCGGTCGGGGCTTTACTTCATGATATTGGCAAAATGTGCATTGAGAATTCGATTTTGGAAAAGAGCGGGCACCTTACTTATCAAGAGTACGAAAAGATGCGTTTGCACCCGAAATACGGTTTTGAGATCTTACGCGGGGCACCGGGGTTGAGTCTCCTCTCGGCGCACGTTGCTTATCAGCACCACGAGCGTGAGGATGGATCCGGGTATCCCCGTGGCCTGAATAGTGAACAGATCCATCTCTACGCCAAAATTGTGATGACAGCGGATTCTTATGATGCGATGACTTCGGGGCGCAGTTACCGGCGGACACTGTGGAGTCATGAGGCTTTGGCGCAATTGGCTGCGGAAGCACCGGAAAAGTACGATCCCAAGATGATCAAGCTCTTGGCACAGTCCGTCGCGTTGTACCCGGTTGGCAGCGTTGTTTTACTAAACAATTTGGAGGTGGGGTTGGTCACCGATGTAACCCGCGAAAGCGTCAAGGTCGAATTTTTGACCGGGACGGACAAAGGGAAAAAGATCGCCTTAAAGGCAAACGATTTATTAAAGATTGAAAGGCGGCTGTCTTAA
- a CDS encoding TldD/PmbA family protein codes for MNIDLSSFRNLFTDYTELRCQENNSLVISFLKGNNTTNTRLTTSGVSARVYKDGVWGFASSPEATHDGVKFVITTATDNASFLAAKERLSAAPLPRGEVTTHYDPPMTAPPPNPEQLVAFLQEIDQYIAEKYPNLASRTVTFNRTELKKSLLTSEGAAAFSLLTRSLILIGLTVEHDGAPVSLQEVFGGRGQFEDHFSTPDALYPQIDQLYEHLMRKREGVYPAAGLKTCILAPELTGILAHEAIGHTCEADLVLGGSVVGTKLGQPVASPLVSLVDFAHTALGEICPVPIFIDDEGTTATDAVLIDHGILKGFLHNKETARHFQVPPTGNARAFRFSDEPLIRMRNTAILPGEASLEEMIASLDDGYYLMRPSNGQADATSEFMFGVTLGYEVKNGKLGRAIKDTTISGLAFQVLQTVSEVSREFKWLSGGMCGKKQLIPVGLGGPALKCQVMIGGR; via the coding sequence ATGAACATAGATTTGTCTTCCTTTAGAAATTTGTTCACGGATTACACCGAATTACGTTGTCAAGAAAATAACAGCCTGGTCATTAGTTTTTTAAAAGGTAATAACACGACAAACACCCGGTTGACGACCAGCGGCGTCTCCGCCCGGGTTTATAAAGACGGGGTCTGGGGTTTTGCCTCCTCCCCCGAGGCAACCCACGACGGTGTTAAGTTTGTGATTACCACCGCCACCGATAACGCCTCTTTTCTCGCTGCAAAAGAAAGATTAAGCGCCGCTCCTTTACCCCGCGGTGAAGTGACCACCCATTACGATCCGCCCATGACCGCGCCGCCGCCCAACCCGGAACAGCTAGTGGCTTTCCTTCAAGAAATCGACCAGTATATCGCGGAAAAATACCCCAATCTGGCCAGTCGCACAGTGACCTTCAACCGGACCGAACTGAAAAAATCGCTCCTCACTTCCGAAGGCGCTGCCGCCTTTTCCTTGCTTACCCGGTCTTTAATTTTGATTGGTTTAACGGTCGAGCACGACGGCGCACCCGTCAGTCTGCAGGAAGTCTTCGGCGGCCGCGGCCAATTTGAAGATCATTTTTCGACTCCGGATGCGCTCTATCCCCAGATCGATCAGTTATACGAACATTTGATGCGCAAGCGGGAAGGGGTTTACCCCGCAGCCGGGCTGAAGACTTGTATTCTCGCGCCCGAATTGACCGGAATTTTGGCCCATGAAGCCATCGGCCATACCTGTGAAGCCGATCTGGTGCTGGGCGGATCGGTGGTCGGAACCAAACTCGGGCAGCCCGTGGCCAGCCCTTTGGTCTCCCTCGTTGATTTTGCCCATACCGCCTTGGGCGAAATTTGCCCGGTTCCCATCTTCATTGACGATGAAGGAACCACCGCCACCGATGCAGTCTTGATTGACCATGGCATCCTCAAGGGGTTTCTCCATAACAAGGAAACGGCTCGCCACTTTCAGGTCCCACCGACCGGTAACGCCCGTGCTTTTCGTTTTTCGGATGAACCTTTAATCCGGATGCGCAATACCGCCATCCTGCCGGGTGAGGCCAGCCTGGAGGAGATGATCGCTTCCCTCGACGACGGTTATTATCTGATGCGGCCCAGCAATGGTCAGGCCGACGCGACCAGCGAGTTTATGTTTGGGGTGACGTTGGGCTATGAAGTGAAAAACGGTAAGCTGGGCCGGGCGATCAAAGACACGACCATCTCCGGCCTGGCTTTTCAGGTTTTGCAGACGGTAAGTGAAGTTTCACGGGAGTTTAAATGGTTAAGCGGGGGCATGTGCGGCAAAAAACAACTGATCCCGGTCGGCTTAGGCGGACCCGCGCTCAAATGCCAAGTAATGATCGGAGGTCGGTAA
- the uvrC gene encoding excinuclease ABC subunit UvrC, protein MNEEELRTIPTTPGVYLMKNEADQILYVGKANSLRHRVRSYFQPAKKHPPRIARMVEQVAKVDFITTASEIEALALECNLIKEHRPKYNVRLRDDKQYPWLKVTWQEPYPRVYIVRRPQRDGARYFGPFTEAGALREILRLLQKIFPLRSCKRSLKPEERLRPCLNYHIGRCLAPCAGEVDPETYRQMVQEFCRVLEGHTEQLEAKLKEEMEAAAARQEYEEAAVYRDKLRALQKVVQRQTVVSTAPIDRDVFGLALTDEGSFIQVLQIRRGKLIGKEGFFFTDLAGETEEFLRSFLLQYYDELDYIPKEVILPVALPDQAAIAAWLTDRKKQKVDLIHPKRGEKFQLLQMARENAELLLDRELARRKQAAAATRLALERLRELLALPQIPRRIEAFDISHWQGEEPVAAMVVFLDGRPAPEAYRRFRIRGIAKNDDYAALQEAVGRRFLHGQQEQEEAEENPSFLPFPDLLVIDGGKGQLNAVYTKLAALGWAEQPVISLAEKEEEIYQRGQEQPLRLPRDDQALHLLQHLRDEAHRFALTFHRARRQKQSFASALDRIKGIGPKRKKALLQKFGSLRQIREASLEELLSVEGMTVTAARAILEGLEEME, encoded by the coding sequence ATGAACGAAGAAGAACTGAGGACAATCCCCACGACACCGGGGGTTTATTTGATGAAAAACGAAGCGGACCAGATCCTCTATGTCGGAAAGGCCAACTCCCTTCGCCACCGGGTGCGTTCCTATTTTCAGCCGGCCAAAAAACACCCGCCGCGGATTGCACGGATGGTAGAACAAGTTGCCAAAGTTGATTTCATCACGACCGCCTCCGAAATTGAGGCATTGGCCTTGGAATGTAATTTGATCAAAGAACATCGTCCAAAGTATAACGTGCGCCTTCGTGATGATAAGCAATATCCATGGTTGAAAGTGACTTGGCAAGAACCTTATCCGCGGGTGTATATCGTCCGCCGGCCACAACGGGATGGAGCCCGTTATTTTGGCCCGTTTACGGAAGCAGGAGCGTTACGGGAGATTCTTCGGCTTTTGCAAAAAATCTTTCCCCTCCGTTCTTGTAAAAGAAGCTTGAAACCGGAGGAACGACTCCGGCCCTGCCTTAACTATCATATTGGGCGTTGTTTGGCCCCTTGCGCCGGTGAAGTCGACCCCGAAACTTACCGCCAGATGGTCCAGGAATTTTGTCGAGTTTTAGAAGGTCATACCGAACAACTGGAGGCCAAGCTCAAGGAAGAGATGGAAGCGGCCGCTGCACGGCAGGAATATGAAGAAGCGGCGGTGTACCGGGATAAGTTACGCGCTTTGCAAAAGGTGGTCCAGCGGCAGACGGTGGTTTCGACGGCGCCCATCGACCGGGATGTTTTCGGGTTGGCCCTGACGGACGAGGGCAGTTTTATTCAGGTGCTCCAGATCCGCCGGGGGAAACTCATTGGCAAAGAGGGCTTCTTCTTTACGGATCTGGCCGGTGAAACCGAGGAGTTTCTCCGGAGTTTTCTCCTCCAATACTACGATGAGCTGGATTACATCCCCAAAGAGGTTATTCTTCCGGTGGCTCTCCCCGACCAGGCGGCGATCGCCGCTTGGCTGACGGATCGGAAAAAACAGAAAGTAGACTTAATCCACCCGAAACGGGGCGAAAAGTTTCAGCTTTTACAGATGGCCCGGGAAAATGCGGAACTTCTCCTCGACAGGGAACTGGCCCGGCGGAAACAGGCCGCGGCGGCCACCCGGTTGGCTTTGGAACGGTTGCGTGAACTATTGGCCCTTCCCCAGATTCCACGGCGGATCGAAGCCTTCGATATCTCCCACTGGCAAGGGGAAGAACCGGTGGCTGCGATGGTGGTTTTCCTCGATGGACGGCCGGCTCCGGAAGCCTACCGGCGGTTCCGGATCCGTGGGATCGCCAAGAATGATGACTATGCGGCCCTCCAGGAAGCGGTCGGCCGCCGGTTTTTGCACGGACAACAGGAGCAGGAGGAAGCGGAGGAGAATCCCAGCTTTCTGCCATTCCCCGATTTACTGGTGATCGACGGCGGAAAGGGCCAATTGAACGCAGTCTATACCAAGCTGGCGGCGCTCGGTTGGGCGGAACAGCCGGTGATCAGCCTGGCGGAGAAGGAGGAAGAAATTTACCAGCGCGGTCAGGAACAACCTTTGCGCTTACCCCGGGACGATCAGGCCTTGCACCTTTTGCAGCATCTGCGGGATGAAGCCCATCGTTTTGCTTTGACTTTCCACCGTGCCCGGCGGCAAAAACAGAGCTTCGCTTCGGCTTTAGACCGGATCAAGGGGATTGGCCCCAAGCGGAAAAAGGCGTTACTGCAGAAATTCGGATCGCTCCGGCAGATTCGGGAAGCATCACTGGAGGAGTTGTTGTCGGTCGAGGGGATGACGGTCACTGCGGCCCGGGCTATTTTGGAGGGTTTGGAGGAGATGGAGTAG
- a CDS encoding patatin-like phospholipase family protein — MKRALVLSGGGSKGAFEVGAIANLVSKKKLDFQLFTGTSVGALNAAFLGQARNFKELQELVKELTAIWLGIKGNRCIYRSGLFGNLWRFFRHGALYNPSGLQDLISRKIDPERLFHPRTVVKVTVVSFETGNLLCADSRKPAFHQDYLLYVLASASMPFFFPAVPIAGQHWYDGGLRDLTPLATAIKENPDEIVVITTFPLSPNLEATLPPARPGNALQAILRTVEILLSEIAVNDLQLAQAINKAWWRYPGKRPIPIQIIAPTKPLSGHALSFDPVQIRENLKAGYEAAEEPRFLAMNRYPDFSNTTAPNL; from the coding sequence ATGAAACGCGCGTTGGTGTTATCCGGAGGGGGGAGTAAAGGCGCATTCGAGGTTGGCGCCATTGCCAACCTGGTCAGCAAAAAGAAGCTGGATTTCCAACTGTTCACCGGGACGAGCGTCGGCGCGTTAAACGCCGCCTTCCTCGGCCAGGCCCGAAACTTCAAGGAACTGCAGGAACTAGTCAAAGAACTAACGGCGATCTGGTTGGGGATCAAGGGTAACCGGTGCATTTACCGCAGCGGGTTGTTCGGTAATCTGTGGCGGTTCTTCCGGCACGGCGCTTTATATAACCCCAGCGGTCTACAGGATCTCATTTCCCGGAAAATCGACCCGGAGCGCCTCTTTCATCCGCGAACCGTCGTCAAAGTGACAGTCGTTTCCTTTGAAACCGGAAATCTCTTGTGCGCCGACAGCCGTAAGCCCGCTTTCCACCAGGATTATCTCTTGTATGTTTTGGCCAGCGCCAGTATGCCCTTTTTCTTCCCGGCCGTCCCCATCGCCGGCCAACATTGGTACGACGGGGGCTTACGCGATCTAACCCCTTTGGCGACCGCAATTAAGGAAAACCCCGATGAGATTGTCGTGATTACCACGTTCCCCCTCAGCCCCAACTTAGAGGCAACTTTGCCACCAGCCCGGCCCGGCAACGCCCTCCAGGCCATCCTGCGCACGGTGGAGATCCTGCTCAGTGAGATCGCGGTCAATGATCTGCAACTGGCCCAGGCAATAAATAAGGCTTGGTGGCGCTATCCGGGGAAAAGACCAATTCCGATCCAGATTATCGCACCCACCAAGCCTTTATCAGGTCATGCCCTTTCTTTTGACCCTGTTCAAATCAGGGAGAATCTTAAAGCCGGTTACGAAGCGGCCGAAGAGCCCCGCTTCTTGGCGATGAACCGTTACCCTGACTTCAGCAACACCACCGCCCCCAACCTTTAA